The region AAACGCAGCGATCCAGACCGTCTTGAGCTGCGTAAGTTCTGCAAAGTATGCAGAAAGCACACGATTCATCGTGAAGCAAAGTAGGCTGTACGGATTGCAACGGCAATTAAAAAGTGCCGTCTATTTACAATCCGCATTGAATGTGGTAAGATAAATATGCAGTCCGCAGGGGCATAGCTCAGTTGGTAGAGCACCGGTCTCCAAAACCGGGTGTCGTCGGTTCGAATCCGGCTGCCCCTGCCACTGGCTATTCTACCAAAATCTCAGCCGCTCCCTGTCACCTCGAGTAAAAGGTGTGCAGCGGAGCATTTTTATGATTCGCGCTCCCAAAAGGGCACAAGCGCAAAGGAAGTGACCTCATGGCAAACGGCACCAACAAAAAGGAAGGAGCCTTCCAAAGAGGAGGCAGGTTCTTAAGAGAAGTTTGGCTCGAACTTAAGAAAACAACATGGCCGACATATGACGAGCTCAAGAAATCTACCGCCATTGTAATCGCGGCGGTAGCGATTGTCACGCTTTGGGTAGGTGGGCTCGATTACCTGCTCAGTGTCATCACTCGGCGGTTTGGTTGGTAGCATGTTTAGAACGAGAGGCTAGGCGATTATGGAGAAGAACTGGT is a window of Armatimonadota bacterium DNA encoding:
- the rpmG gene encoding 50S ribosomal protein L33 → MATDARVIITLACTECKARNYTTTKNKRSDPDRLELRKFCKVCRKHTIHREAK
- the secE gene encoding preprotein translocase subunit SecE, with the protein product MANGTNKKEGAFQRGGRFLREVWLELKKTTWPTYDELKKSTAIVIAAVAIVTLWVGGLDYLLSVITRRFGW